The Henckelia pumila isolate YLH828 unplaced genomic scaffold, ASM3356847v2 CTG_525:::fragment_3, whole genome shotgun sequence genome segment TGGATGCGTCAAGGCGAAGAACTTTAATAGCAACTGAGATATGATCAATGCGGCATTTGTAAACTTTCCCATATCCTCCTTCTCCGACCATTTTTTTCTCAGAGAAAAACTCTGTGGCCATCTGTATTTCTTCCCTTGTGTACCTTCTGTACCTTGGATCATTTGATAACAGTGCATCAACGATCTCCTGTTTCTCCAGTGACTCTTTATGAGCCTTCATTTCTGCCACCTGCTTTTCATAGGTCTCTTTTGCTAGCAATGCTTTTGCCATCTGAACTTCCTTCTCAGCTTCCAGATACTTCTCTTTCTCTTTGACGGCCATTATCCTAAGCCTTTCTTCTCTTCGACGCGCAGAATGTACTTTTTGTGCTTCTTCCATGCATGCAGAAGACAGCATTTGGACCTGAAATATAATCACTTTTTAATGGTTAAATGGATAGTAGCAGATGGTGCTCTATTGAAATATCTTCTAGTACTTGTGCCATAATGCATTAAAAAGTTGGTGTTATATACAACAAGCATAAACCAAATCCTGCTCAAAGTGATCTAAAAAGGAGATGAAATGGTACATGCCATACTGTCAGCAACAGCAGATAAAATCGGGGAAAGATAAAATGTGATTTGGGTGCCATAAATTACTCAGGTACTCACCTTGCTCTCTGCGTAGATCAGGTCTTCACAAGCTCGATTATACAGGGCAACCGTGTCCTTCAATTCCAGGCGCATTCGCTCTATCTCAGCCTGAATGTTGTCGGACTGCAAACCAGAGGTAAGCTCCTGTTAAATGATAAACGTGCTTTTGAGAAAATGATTTGGCATTTTGTAGAAACAAGACATATAATATGAGTGTACTTTGTGAATGAAAATAaacatttatatataaaataacgaAAATAaacatttatatataaaataacaagTCGTTTTCACCTGCTCTGAGTGTGTAGATGACAAGGAAGAGAATGCTCTACTTCTCCGGCTATCTGAGATACCGACCTCTCCAATTCGGTCAGCTATTTCCACAACAGAACCTGAATACGATGAAGATCTGTGCGTATTTTCTTGAGAAAATGAGTTTACATCAGAGAAGCAAGTGCCGAATTTGGACTCTGTGGAAGAAGAAGATAGACTGGATTCCTGTTTTCTTAATGCACAAGAATCAAGATTCCTCCCTGGAAAATATAAAATAGATAAGGTAACAAACTATAGTTCACATCCACTACATATAGTTTTGGCATACCAGTACTTGATGTTGGATTCAGTGAATTTCTAGCGAGCATATTCGTGGAGATCACATAAATGTGGCAGGTGGCAGGGGCATCCTTGAAAAGAATTGAGGGCACCTCAGAATCCATGGTCTTCCTAAGAAAATTAAGCAATGACTCAATATTAGTTTCATCAGATCTGAACTAATAAATTGTTGCATGCCAATAAAAATGTCATGCACAAGGAAAACATTGCAGTGGATGATTAAATTGTTGTTTTTGTATCAGAATATGTCCATGTTTTAGAAAGAATAAAACTACGTGGGGTAGTCACTACATGAAATCGATGAAGATTCACAAGAACAACAATTCCTCTACTGAAATACGCTAACAAGTACATAAATTAATTGTTTGACAAAATACAAGACTTCCATGTTGAGAAGGAAAATGAGCGAAAATAAGTACTAATAACACAACTGCTGAGCGCGAACTATACCTCCCAAAATAATTGGAGGAGCAGGAACCAAGCACCAAACTTGTACTTCTTGAATCAGTTATATATCTAAGAAGCGTAGATGCAGCATTGTCTCCCTCCAATAACAAGATTTTGATCTAACAAGGTTTGGCATATCCATATTCCAAAATTAATGAACTTGCACAGATGCTGAATGACAAATAGGATTAGAAAAATTCTACCTTCTGGTTATGATATTGGAACTTGAATTTCAGAAAACTTTCTTCACATTTCGCTTTCACATCATTAATGTACATTTCTGCCAAACTTGCATCCATCTCCGTAATTGGAATGCAACCTCCTGCTGTAAAACAAATAACGGCAAGAAAAATGTAACAATGTAGCATTTCTAAGTCGTGTTGTGATTTGATGGACAATTTAGAAACTTAATtgagtaataataataaagacaaGCATTTCTGAAATTACTCCgaggaaaaaaagaaaaaggaaagtcATCATCTTATTCGTTCTTTTTGCTTTTAATTCTGCAGTGAAGAACAACTCAAGCTCAGTTGAATTTACTTTAATGTGGTTCAAGTTAATCTAACTATTCATATTTCCATCAAAACTATATGACACTCCAAATTTGGGATTTCAATAAGTTCAACTCAAGCCTGAATGATTATTTGTTATCAACCCAAATTTTCCGCGGCAGATCCCATGCAACTCTACAAATCTTCTGGTGAATTTCTAATACCTTGTGTAAATAGTATAACCAGTTCCAATACAAAGGTCGCAAATTAAAAACAGAAGCATTCCAAAATCATTCTCAAATTCCAAATTTGTAATAGTTCATCTCTTAAAGACATAAATTAAATCCGAGCACCTGGCAGACCAAATCatattgatttgattgaattaAGCGATAGATCATCGGCTCTTGCGCACTAAATTTAAAGCATTGCTCAAGAAGCACAAACCAACACCAATAGAATTCATTTTTCGTCCCCCTTTTTTTTATCTAGTGAGAGGATCGGTGGCAGAAAATTTGGGTCGCGTGTCGAGTATAGCAAAATGAATAACGCAATTCCAGTTAGAAATTGATGATGTGCGATCACACAAATACTAAAAGACACACACTACTACGTGCACGTGTGATTTCAGTCTTTGGAAAGTTGAAGTACAGGGAGTAGGAACCGAAGTGATGGTGGGCATAACATGAACCAGGAGTAAGCAATCAGCCTCTGTCATCAAATTCTGCACCGCCCACCGCACCGCTCGTTGGCTACCTCTTCCTTCCGCTCTCTTCACAGCCACCGCAACAGTGACCGGAGCACAGCCGCCGCCGTCTCCGAGCTCCATTTCGATTTCTTCTGTTCTGTGTCTCTGATACAACGAAATGTTGTTTTTCGTGGACTCGAATAGTTTGAGTTGACCGTAAATTAGTTTGCTTGGAAATGGACGGTTGGGATTCAATCTGGAACGTGTTTCGCCCGTCAACGAAATTCATTTGGTCAAAATTTATGGATATTTTTCTAAATTGCTTTCACCTCTGTCGTActataatgatttttattataacAACAATTATTCTTAACCAAAACAAATCATGAAATTTACGAGCAAttttgtatttttggaagctataaCTTCTAATATTTTAGTTCAAAAGATTATGTGATAACATCATCATTTATAGAAAGTCGTGGCTATATGCCTATATCTTTTGTAAACTATTGAAACATGACAATATTTTGTTTGGAGGCCTTACCTTTGCCCAAGCACTCTTTTTATTTTATGGTTTTGTGCAATAGTCAAATTATTGACTCATGACGTATTATTTTTTGTTACGGATATGTTATATGTTCTGttctgttttgttttttttcgttTGTGGATTATAATGATGAGTCTATAGAGCACATGTTTATTTAGTAGAGTTTTAGCTCAAACAAATGAAACAAAGTTCGAATGTCGTTCTCAATGACAACaattaaaataactatcaaGCAGTACGTGAGTGTGTATCACGACTCGTCCATCGTTATTGGAGCTCACACCTTTACATTGTCGAGCAATATATACTATTTTGTGtattataatgatttttaaaGGAATGATGTCAAGCTTTGACTTCGTCTTCTTGAAAATCAAGGTTGAAACAATGTTTTCATAATCAGTTCGATAATCAAATTAATATAACTTTAAAAAATAGTTGAACCGATTTAAGCTATTCAACATGATGATTTGATGTTAAAAACATTGGGTTGAAGTCTATAGATTaatgtatgtatataaataCATACATTATATACTTGACCGGCGTTTTTTCACACATACTTCGTTTTGGGGTTAGGTTGCTTGTATTTGTTACTTTAGATTCTCATGTTGATGCAATGACTTTGATGCACGATGTATGGATTATGATTTAGGGTATGTCATGATGTATTTAAGATTTTTTGGAcctataaatttatttttatcgatgaaaAAGGTAATTTATAAAACAGGAATCGAAATTCCGATAACTCAGAGGCCTATATTGGGCTGGCCCAATACCATTGAGTTTGGGACCAAGCCCAATTCAATTGGAAGATTAAGAGATTGTTACCACATTGTAATGTACATACATACTGTTTTTGGTCGACGATCTCGAAAACCCTGCTTCTTCCTTGCTTGTGGAAAAACGCACAAAAAAATTTGGGGCAAATGAAATTCAGAAGAATTCGGGGTCCCTTCGTCCTTTACTCCTCGCCCCCATAAAAACAACACTGTTTCCCTCCTTTTTCTTCCCTCTACTTTTTGCAGAAATTTTTGTTTAATCACCTGAAAAATTCCTCTCTCCTGATTCATTTGAAGTGTTCTTGTTCTGACATCTCTTTCATCGAGTCGTCGCCAGGTGCGTGGGTTTTCTGCATGTACTTATCTGTTCTGTATATGTTTGCATTTCGTTTTGTGTGTGAGTGACGTTTCTAATTTCACGGTTTGCTGCTTTTGTTCGTTGGTTTTGCGGTTTGAGTTGTGGGTTGTTTCCTTTTAGGGTTTTTTTTCTGATCGATATGTTCATTGGTTTTTGGCTCTGTTTTTCTTCCTTCAGTGCTATTTCTCCGACACTGTAGATTACTGGACTAATATTTATTGTACATTATTGATTGCTGAACAATAATGCATTCTCTTTGGATGAGTGTCTGTATGAATCTGTAAGCAGGGTACTCTTCGAGGATTCATGGGGGAGGGAGATTTGGTTATCTTGTTTTATTTGGTACTGGTACTAACTGATGCAGGATGGGGGGTGGTGATTCGGAATTTTTTattccatatatatattttttatgactATCTTCCCATCCGCGATAAGCTAAGCGTTTGTTCTTTTGTCAATTTTATGCATTCTCAGTATGCTTAAACCGTTCCAGTATGACTTTTGTAGCATTTTCCAAAATTTCTTTCACAAATTTTCTACCAACCTCTTGTATTTGAGTGTGTTACTTGTTAGCTGCAtcatcttattattattattattattattattattattattattattattattattattattattattattattattattgttgttgttgttgttgtttgagttGTGGGAGGGACAGATGTGCTATAAGTCATAGCCATCGTCACATCATCTCATTATTTGGGAACCCATTCATGTGTATCTGAGAATGGTTTCTAACAAGTGCCGGTGCATTCCCGAGATTCAGGgttcatattttatatttatatcaaaTACTCAACTGACAGGAGCCTGACCAAAATGCTGTCTTGTATGTTTTGCTTTATCTGTTTCTATGTTTCACCAATGCTCGATTATAAGGCAACGatagattttttttctctcttatttATCCTCCAGAATTAATCATGGCAAGGAtgctaatttattttatttctcaacTTGCATGTGCTCTAGGTCTGTGGCTCATCGCATTGAGGTATGCCTTGTGGCTTTCAATAAGCTGGGAGGACAGGTCTCTGTTCTGTTTAAACTCTGTGCTTGTCATTTATCCAGTGCATTTAAGATGTGTCGTTAATATAAAAATGCAAGACGAAAATCATTGGTGTGCTCAACTCCTATATATATGTTGATAGTATTCTAATATGTTTGTTGTTTTAGGTTTTATAATTGCTCTGAAGTCTTAGATATTGATGAATCTGTGCTTGTATATATACAATGTCCTGGAGAAAGCTTCAACTTTCAAGTTTGAATGCGCTTTTTCGTCGCAAGTTATATTTGACAAAGCAGCTTGACACACCTAACACCTTGTGAACATATATCATTTGTTCCCTCTTGCATAAGCATCAGCATGCTTTTTATTTAACCTATATCTGTTGCTTGAACATGTTTGAGTTTTTGTCATTTTAGGAAGAAAAACAGTAAGCTGCCAGATTCTTCAACTTGAAATTTGCTTTTACCAAATATCTGTCTGCAATGTTGCTGCAGAGTTCAATTATTGAAATGATTGGTGGCCTCTGTCTGAAGTGAAGATCATACGTATCACGTTTTAGCGAGAGGGTAATACAAACTTTTGCTATCAATTGGCTTGGTGTCTGGATCACTTGATATTTATATTGCCACTACATAGCAATGGAATGCAACAAAGAGGAGGCCATCCGGGCCATGGAGATGGCTGAGAAGAAGATGGAAAAAAATGACTTCGATGCAGCTCGAAGAATTGCTAAGAAGGCGCAAAGTATTTACCCTGAGATTGAGAATATTTCTCAGCTGATAACCGTATGTGATGTTCACTGTTCATCTCTAAAAAGGGTTTTGGGATCTGAAAAGGACTGGTACGAAATTCTCCAAGTCGAAAAGTTGGCTGATGAGCCGACTATCAAGAAACAGTATCGGCGACTTGCTCTTTTTCTTCATCCTGATAAGAATCGATTCCCTGGTGCTGAGGCCGCTTTTAAGTTGATTTGTGAAGCTAATGCGGTGCTTTCAGACCCCACGAAGAAGTCTTTGTATGACAGTAAGACGAGAGTTTCAAGTAGATCTGCTCCAGTATATCCTCCCACTCAgcacataaataaaaatgttcagTTTAACAACACACACACAGCTCAGAACAGTGTTTCTAATGGTTTCACCAGCCTAAATCTGCATCAAGCAGCAGGGTCAAGCTCTTTCTTGCAGGAAAATTTCTGGACTTCATGTCCTTTTTGCAGTTTTAGATACAAGTACCCAAGAGAATATGTGAACAAAACTATTCTCTGCCAGAGATGTTCAAAGGAATTCATGGCGTGTGAAATAAGTTCTCAAGGTATTCCTTTGGGATCAAAGTGGGGACCTAATAGCACCCAACATATGCCTTCAAAACCCAGCTTGAATCAACCCTCTGCTTTTCAAGAAAAGGGCGGCAACTTTAAAGTGGGCATTCAAATTAAAAAAGGATTTTCGCCAGCAGATACTGACTCACGGAGCAATGCTCGCAGGAGAACAGTTCAACCTGAACAAGGGATCCAAACAGGAAGTGGTTCTGGAGATGCTCCGGCAGTTGGGACATCCAACGGGAAGGCAGTTGCTAGAGAATCAGGAAATCTAAAAAGCAAAGGCAGGAAGAGGGACAGAAAGAGGAGCCGGAAGCAGGCAGTGGAATCTAGTGAAAGTTCTGATACCGAGAGTGAATCTGACGTTGAATACGTCAGTGGGGCAAATTTCAGTGACTCAACAACCGAGATGAATTCTGGATCCAAGGGTGTCCATTTCCCTCGGAGATCAGCTCGGAAAAGGCAGCATGTGGTATACAATGAAAGTGATGATGATTCTCCTTCCCCTGCAGAGGGTTCACAAGCAgggaaattgccaaaaattatCGAAAAGGAACAAAAGGAGGTTTCTGGTGGTGAAGGTTCCACACATGGCATTCAAAATAGTTTTCCTGTCGGTGCTGATTACTCCAAGTCAAAAGGTGAACAAATGGGAACAGTCCATCCTGATGGAAACTTCCAGGACAATGGTACTGATCAGGAAGAAGAAGTCAGGCAGAGGAGAGAATCTGTCGGTAAGTCACACATTGATGTTGATACTGTTGAAATAGAAAGTGATTCTGACCAAGATTCATATCCTGGTGATAATTCAGACGTGGGAGTGTATCACTGTCCCGATACAcaatttcataattttgataatgATCGAGATGAAGGAACTTTCCGCGTTAATCAAACATGGGCTTGCTACGATGACGTGGACAGCATGCCcagattctatgccaaggtaaAGGAGATTTCTACATCTCCATTTAAATTGAAATATAGGTGGCTTGAAGCTGACCCCGAAGATGAAGCTAGCAAGAAATGTACGGAGGAGCAGTTACCTATTTCTTGTGGCTGTTTCAAGTTTGGCTCAACTGAAACCACTTCAATGCGCCTTTCATTTTCACATCAAATGTTCACTGAAAAAGGACAGAAAAGAGGTTCTTTTATCATTTATCCAAGAAAGGGGGAAACATGGGTTCTTTTTAGTGACAGGGATATGAGATGGAGTTCCAACACAAAAAATCGCCATTTCAAATATGAAATTGTGGAGGTGCTCACAAATTTTGTTGCAGGTGCTGGTGTAAAAGTTGTTTACTTGGACAAAATCACAGGGTTTGTGAGCCTTTTTCAAAGAACTAACCGAAGCGAGTCTGGCTCGTTTTTGATAGGGCCAAATGAGCTTTATAAATTTTCTCATCGCATTCCCTGTCACAAATTGAAAGGCGATGAAAGAGAGGGTGTGATGGAAGGTTCTTTCGAACTCGATCCTGCTTCCCTACCTATGAATCCCGATGATTTGCATTATCCGGGGAAAGCAGACGTGGAACCCAGAACTTCGAATATGGGAAGTAATGGCCAGCAGAGTCGGCTAAAAAAGGGTATATCTGTACCTGAGGGTACAAGTACTCCAAAGTTTGTGGACTTGGACGACGAAGATTTCTAAGCTTCGGCTATCTCCTGgatgattgaattttattaggttaaaaaaaaaaactgtagTAATTTATGTAAGTCAGATAATGGATCTAGCCCATACATGGCACATATTTACTTTTTTGTGTACTGCTAGGACAATCTTCAACCAGCTCTGAATTATTAGCTATGGGACCTAAACCTCTACTTTCAAGTGCTTCAGATGTTTTTTGGGCTTTTTGGTGGTGTTTGGGCAGCACAAATATCAGGTGACTTTCTATTGGGATACTTGTGACTGAGCATAGGTTATACGATGAACTGTCCAAGATCAATGTGCTGGTTTTCAAAAACTAACCTGAAGCATTTTGCAGAATTTGTGTGAAAGGATCTTTTTTTGGGCTCGACGAGGAGGCTTAGAGGGCACGAGCAAGGTGTCAAAACTATACACATTCTTGCTCCATTAACATGTTTCTCTACAAGTTGTGCATGGCTTTAGCTTAGGACACTCTTTGACAGTTTTATCGTTGAACTGGTCTTGTAGGTACGAGTGTTCTTTCTGTTATTTATATGGATAACtgtttattttgaattattgttgtttttcctgtagtttttttaatttcgaTCCATGTAGGCAAAATCGCATTCACGATCCTTTTTATATAGAACTTGCAGCTTTTAgcccctgttttttttttttttttttaaaagaaaacaaaatctgTTTTCAAAATTCGCTGGATTGCTGCATTTGGTTATTTTGCTTATTgctttttttttaatagttgcgtatatttatattattgtttttatatggaaaatgttttctttcttttgaataccttttttttttgttttaatttaaattttgttgtttatgtatttttatgcttTGGTATTTGAGACTATTACTGAGAGAGTTGGGTTGGAGatttatttcacaaaattaatatttgtgAAAGTatcatacaaattttttttttgttgaccGGCACGAACAACATAAAACCTAATCTTTCATCTATGATAGCCAAAACTCTTTCCCCCTCCGCCCATTAAATCGGCGCGAACAACATAGACAATTGAGGGACACAAGATCTTGCAAGGCTGTGAATGTCGAGGAAAGAAATATAGAAGGTTGATTAGTGACAAAGCTTAGGGATTTTTTGGTAATTAGAATATAAATACAATGAAAAAATTAATCTATTGTTTAACATTATAACAAACATCATATATTTTATCATGTCAATATCTCACTCTCTCATCACTTCAGCTGTATTATCATTCACTTGTTTCAATTTACGACCAACCATTTCGAATAAATGAAACAAACCACCTCTTCTACCATTCAATAAAAGTATAAGTATTATTATAAAAGTTGATTTTTATTAATTGATGTGTAGTTCCGATATAGCACATATatgcattttttaaaattattattaaagtATTTACTATCCTTGTTGAAGTGTTTGAATTTGTAAAAAAAGAATAGGATGCAAATTTAGTtgcaatt includes the following:
- the LOC140873145 gene encoding U-box domain-containing protein 34-like isoform X1; translated protein: MELGDGGGCAPVTVAVAVKRAEGRGSQRAVRWAVQNLMTEADCLLLVHVMPTITSVPTPSGGCIPITEMDASLAEMYINDVKAKCEESFLKFKFQYHNQKIKILLLEGDNAASTLLRYITDSRSTSLVLGSCSSNYFGRKTMDSEVPSILFKDAPATCHIYVISTNMLARNSLNPTSSTGRNLDSCALRKQESSLSSSSTESKFGTCFSDVNSFSQENTHRSSSYSGSVVEIADRIGEVGISDSRRSRAFSSLSSTHSEQELTSGLQSDNIQAEIERMRLELKDTVALYNRACEDLIYAESKVQMLSSACMEEAQKVHSARRREERLRIMAVKEKEKYLEAEKEVQMAKALLAKETYEKQVAEMKAHKESLEKQEIVDALLSNDPRYRRYTREEIQMATEFFSEKKMVGEGGYGKVYKCRIDHISVAIKVLRLDASNRKEEFLREVEVLSQLRHPHIVLLLGACPESRGLVYEYMENGSLEDHIFRRKGRPFLSLFSRFRIAFEVACGLAFLHSSKPEPIVHRDIKPANILLDKYFVSKIADVGLAKIISAAVPDNITEYQDTVVAGTFYYIDPEYARTGTVRAKSDLYAFGVIILQLLSARHPNGIITKFERAMSGGTLSDVLDKSIADWPLAEAHELADIALRCCNFRCRDRPDLETEVLPILKRLVEFADPSGSAARDNIHAPKHYYCPILQEIMEDPYIAADGFTYEHDAIKAWLDRYDISPVTKQLLQHKMLTPNHVLLSAIQEWRRG
- the LOC140873200 gene encoding uncharacterized protein isoform X1, which gives rise to MECNKEEAIRAMEMAEKKMEKNDFDAARRIAKKAQSIYPEIENISQLITVCDVHCSSLKRVLGSEKDWYEILQVEKLADEPTIKKQYRRLALFLHPDKNRFPGAEAAFKLICEANAVLSDPTKKSLYDSKTRVSSRSAPVYPPTQHINKNVQFNNTHTAQNSVSNGFTSLNLHQAAGSSSFLQENFWTSCPFCSFRYKYPREYVNKTILCQRCSKEFMACEISSQGIPLGSKWGPNSTQHMPSKPSLNQPSAFQEKGGNFKVGIQIKKGFSPADTDSRSNARRRTVQPEQGIQTGSGSGDAPAVGTSNGKAVARESGNLKSKGRKRDRKRSRKQAVESSESSDTESESDVEYVSGANFSDSTTEMNSGSKGVHFPRRSARKRQHVVYNESDDDSPSPAEGSQAGKLPKIIEKEQKEVSGGEGSTHGIQNSFPVGADYSKSKGEQMGTVHPDGNFQDNGTDQEEEVRQRRESVGKSHIDVDTVEIESDSDQDSYPGDNSDVGVYHCPDTQFHNFDNDRDEGTFRVNQTWACYDDVDSMPRFYAKVKEISTSPFKLKYRWLEADPEDEASKKCTEEQLPISCGCFKFGSTETTSMRLSFSHQMFTEKGQKRGSFIIYPRKGETWVLFSDRDMRWSSNTKNRHFKYEIVEVLTNFVAGAGVKVVYLDKITGFVSLFQRTNRSESGSFLIGPNELYKFSHRIPCHKLKGDEREGVMEGSFELDPASLPMNPDDLHYPGKADVEPRTSNMGSNGQQSRLKKGISVPEGTSTPKFVDLDDEDF
- the LOC140873200 gene encoding uncharacterized protein isoform X2, whose amino-acid sequence is MECNKEEAIRAMEMAEKKMEKNDFDAARRIAKKAQSIYPEIENISQLITVCDVHCSSLKRVLGSEKDWYEILQVEKLADEPTIKKQYRRLALFLHPDKNRFPGAEAAFKLICEANAVLSDPTKKSLYDSKTRVSSRSAPVYPPTQHINKNVQFNNTHTAQNSVSNGFTSLNLHQAAGSSSFLQENFWTSCPFCSFRYKYPREYVNKTILCQRCSKEFMACEISSQGIPLGSKWGPNSTQHMPSKPSLNQPSAFQEKGGNFKVGIQIKKGFSPADTDSRSNARRRTVQPEQGIQTGSGSGDAPAVGTSNGKAVARESGNLKSKGRKRDRKRSRKQAVESSESSDTESESDVEYVSGANFSDSTTEMNSGSKGVHFPRRSARKRQHVVYNESDDDSPSPAEGSQAGKLPKIIEKEQKEVSGGEGSTHGIQNSFPVGADYSKSKGEQMGTVHPDGNFQDNGTDQEEEVRQRRESVDVGVYHCPDTQFHNFDNDRDEGTFRVNQTWACYDDVDSMPRFYAKVKEISTSPFKLKYRWLEADPEDEASKKCTEEQLPISCGCFKFGSTETTSMRLSFSHQMFTEKGQKRGSFIIYPRKGETWVLFSDRDMRWSSNTKNRHFKYEIVEVLTNFVAGAGVKVVYLDKITGFVSLFQRTNRSESGSFLIGPNELYKFSHRIPCHKLKGDEREGVMEGSFELDPASLPMNPDDLHYPGKADVEPRTSNMGSNGQQSRLKKGISVPEGTSTPKFVDLDDEDF
- the LOC140873145 gene encoding U-box domain-containing protein 34-like isoform X2, with the protein product MELGDGGGCAPVTVAVAVKRAEGRGSQRAVRWAVQNLMTEADCLLLVHVMPTITSVPTPSGGCIPITEMDASLAEMYINDVKAKCEESFLKFKFQYHNQKIKILLLEGDNAASTLLRYITDSRSTSLVLGSCSSNYFGRKTMDSEVPSILFKDAPATCHIYVISTNMLARNSLNPTSSTGRNLDSCALRKQESSLSSSSTESKFGTCFSDVNSFSQENTHRSSSYSGSVVEIADRIGEVGISDSRRSRAFSSLSSTHSEQSDNIQAEIERMRLELKDTVALYNRACEDLIYAESKVQMLSSACMEEAQKVHSARRREERLRIMAVKEKEKYLEAEKEVQMAKALLAKETYEKQVAEMKAHKESLEKQEIVDALLSNDPRYRRYTREEIQMATEFFSEKKMVGEGGYGKVYKCRIDHISVAIKVLRLDASNRKEEFLREVEVLSQLRHPHIVLLLGACPESRGLVYEYMENGSLEDHIFRRKGRPFLSLFSRFRIAFEVACGLAFLHSSKPEPIVHRDIKPANILLDKYFVSKIADVGLAKIISAAVPDNITEYQDTVVAGTFYYIDPEYARTGTVRAKSDLYAFGVIILQLLSARHPNGIITKFERAMSGGTLSDVLDKSIADWPLAEAHELADIALRCCNFRCRDRPDLETEVLPILKRLVEFADPSGSAARDNIHAPKHYYCPILQEIMEDPYIAADGFTYEHDAIKAWLDRYDISPVTKQLLQHKMLTPNHVLLSAIQEWRRG
- the LOC140873145 gene encoding U-box domain-containing protein 34-like isoform X3 encodes the protein MDASLAEMYINDVKAKCEESFLKFKFQYHNQKIKILLLEGDNAASTLLRYITDSRSTSLVLGSCSSNYFGRKTMDSEVPSILFKDAPATCHIYVISTNMLARNSLNPTSSTGRNLDSCALRKQESSLSSSSTESKFGTCFSDVNSFSQENTHRSSSYSGSVVEIADRIGEVGISDSRRSRAFSSLSSTHSEQELTSGLQSDNIQAEIERMRLELKDTVALYNRACEDLIYAESKVQMLSSACMEEAQKVHSARRREERLRIMAVKEKEKYLEAEKEVQMAKALLAKETYEKQVAEMKAHKESLEKQEIVDALLSNDPRYRRYTREEIQMATEFFSEKKMVGEGGYGKVYKCRIDHISVAIKVLRLDASNRKEEFLREVEVLSQLRHPHIVLLLGACPESRGLVYEYMENGSLEDHIFRRKGRPFLSLFSRFRIAFEVACGLAFLHSSKPEPIVHRDIKPANILLDKYFVSKIADVGLAKIISAAVPDNITEYQDTVVAGTFYYIDPEYARTGTVRAKSDLYAFGVIILQLLSARHPNGIITKFERAMSGGTLSDVLDKSIADWPLAEAHELADIALRCCNFRCRDRPDLETEVLPILKRLVEFADPSGSAARDNIHAPKHYYCPILQEIMEDPYIAADGFTYEHDAIKAWLDRYDISPVTKQLLQHKMLTPNHVLLSAIQEWRRG